CACCACGCGTCGAGCCGGTCCAATCGGCTGGCTTGCGGCGATTCGGGAATCACATCAACGGTGGGATCGGTCGTGATCGATGTCATGGCGAACAGGATAAGAAAAGGTGCATGGATTTCGACTGACCGTATCGTACAACGCCGGGCGGCGGCACGTGGGAATCGTCCGAAAATCGCAGCAGACCCTGTGTTCGCAATCGCTGCGCGGGCGTTAAACGAAACCGGGGGCGCGGGTATAGTGATGGACAGAGTTGCGGATTTTCCTGGCTAGAAACGGACGATGAGGACGGTGGGTATGGACGCGATTTTCAAGAATCTGACCGAGGCACAGCGCGAGGCAGTCGCTCACGTCGACGGTCCCATGCTGATTTTGGCGGGACCCGGATCCGGAAAGACTCGCGTTGTCACCCACCGGATCGCCAACATGATCCAACAAGGTGTCCAGCCGTGGCAGATCGCGGCGCTGACATTTACGAACAAAGCCGCCGACGAAATGCGGTTGCGAGTCAATGCGTTGGCACCGAACCAACCCGTTTGGATGGGCACGTTCCACCGCTTTTGTGCCCAACAACTGCGCCGCTACGCGACGATGGTCGGGCTGCAAGAAAATTACTCGATCTACGACACGTCCGATTCAAAACAAGCGATGAAACGGGCGGTCTTAGCCGCCGGTGTCTCGACCACTCACGCATCGCCCGATCAGATCGCTTCAGCAATCAGCGATGCCAAAAACCGTTTGATGACGCCTGAAATGATGCTGGGCCAGACACTGCGTCCGCTCGACACATTGGCGGCCAAGGTTTACCCGATCTATCAACAGCAATTGTTGACGGCCAACGCCGTCGACTTCGACGATCTGCTGCTGCACGTCGCCAACTTGTTGCGTGAGAACCCGGAACTGCGCAGCGAGATGGACCGAAAGTTCAAATACATCTTGGTTGACGAGTATCAGGACACCAATTTGGCTCAGTACGCGATCGTTCGCGCCCTTTCGATTGATCAACCCAACCTCGCCGTCACCGGGGATCCCGACCAATCGATTTATGGCTGGCGAGGCGCCGACCTGAACAACATCCTGGATTTCGAAAAAGATTATCCGTCGGTAAAAACGGTTCGGCTAGAAAAAAACTATCGCAGCACGCCAAACATTCTGCGCGCCGCCGATCAATTGATTCGGCACAACCGACGTCGCAAAGCGAAAGACCTGTTCACCGATCATCCCGAAGGTGACGCGGTGATTTTGAGGATGTTCGAGGACGGCTATCAGGAAGCCGATGGCATTGCGGATGAGATCATTCGCGCGATCACCGACGAAGGAATGAAGCCGTCCGACTTTGCGATTTTCTGTCGCATGAACGCACTGACACGTTCGCTCGAACACGCGCTGCGTAGCCGTTCGCTGCCGTACCAAATCATCAACGGCGTCGAGTTTTATCAGCGACGTGAAATCAAAGACTTGCTGGCTTACCTGCACCTGATCAACAACCCCAGCCACGATGTGGCGCTGATGCGGGTGATCAACACGCCGACGCGAGGCATCGGAAATCGCACGGTGGAACGAATCCGCGATTTTGCGGATTACAACGCGATTCCCATGCTAGAGGCGGCTCGGCGAGCCAACGAAATCGAGGGCTTGGCGAAGCGTGCGATCACGATGATCGGCAAGTTCATCAAGATTTACGACCGATTGGCGATCAAGGCAAACTCGTCACTGGAAGACATGATCCGCTATCTAGTTACGGAAACGGAATACGAAGCGTATTTGGAAAAGACAGCCGTCGAACAACAAGACGCCAACCCGATGTCGAACGTCGACGAACTGATCACAGCGGCTGTAGAATTCGACCGCCAACACCCCGACGACGGATCGCTAGAAGCGTTCTTGGAACAAGTCGCCTTGGTCTCCGACACGGACTCGATCGACGGCGAAACCGACCGGGTCACGATCATGACGTTGCACGCTTCGAAGGGACTGGAGTATCCGCGAGTGTTCATCATCGCGGTCGAAGATGACCTGCTGCCGCACAAGCGATCCAAGGAAACCGACGCTCAGTTCGAAGAGGAACGGCGTCTGTTGTTCGTCGGCATCACGCGAGCGAAGGAGTGGCTGCAGATGAGTTGTTGCAAGCGGCGCGCGATTCGCGGCGATACTCGGCCCGTCATCCCCAGTCCGTTCCTGAACGAGTTGCCGCTTGATGAAATGAAGCGGATCGAAAGCACCGGAAATCGCGATTGGTTTGACGAGGAAGAAGACAGCTACGACCAGTCCTATCCCGATTCGTGGGACTTGCCCGACGAAGGAGAACCGACCAGTGACACCATCGCGGAATCAGCACCGATCGTTGCACCGGCGGGTTTCGAGATCGACGAAATTTCGCAGTTGCCTCAAGAAGAACTGGCCGCAGCGGTGAAGCCCAAAAAGAAAAACAACGTGATCGTAGCCGGATTAAAAACGGGCGCGGATCTGTTGGCTGGCGGCGCACCGCCATTGATGAGTTACCGCGAGGGGACTCAGGTCCGCCACGCCGAACATGGCGAAGGCACGATCATCGAAGTCACCGGCCGCGGCCCCAAGCGAACGGCCAAAGTTCAGTTCGACCACGGCGAACATAGCTTCCGTTTGGCGTACGCAAAACTGGAAGTTCTGTAGGGACACAAAAAAACCGGCCGACAGCCTTTTTCAGACTGCCGACCGGCTTTATGGTTGCTTCGACCTTTCGGCGGCAAAATGGAGCCGCTGGGAGAAACGCGAAGATCTCGACGTGCTTCTGCACAAGTCTTTAAGTGATCTAGGCGAACCCTAAAAATGATCCCTCTGCCGAAAACTACTGGGCCGAAGCAGGCGCTGGCTTTGTTCAAAGCCAACGCCTTTATTTTAGACTCACGTAAGCGGTCAGCAAAGGCATCGACAGAACTTTCGCGTCAGATGAAGTCCGATTGAGAAAGTTTTGTACTTTTTTGATGCCGACTCTCTGCCTGGACTTCCACGTCTTCGAGATCGTTCGGAAACAAGCCCCGCACATCGCACTCTCGCTCTGGGAGAGTCGGACGCTATAGCGGCCGGAGAGGGTCTCGCAAAAGCCGCTGCCGCTGCCAAGTCCGCCCCTCCCGCAAGCGGAAGGGTAAATTTGGCGCGACGAAAGTCGAAGGTATTTCCGAAAAAGTCCTTAAGGCCTTACTCGTCTTCAGGCTTGATTTCTTCGAAACCCATTTCCTTGTCCATCGACTCGTAGTAACCGCGACGGATGTCGGTAATGTCGCTGGCGACCATTCGCGCCATCATACGATTGACGGGCTGTTTGAATTGGGCACGCAGTTCGTCGGTCGACGGTTCAAATTTTGTCGGTTCGACGACGTAGACGACTCGTTCGGGTTGGTTGACCGCAGTCGCAACTTTCCCTTCGTCCGTCGTGAACACCGCACTCATGAATTTGTCCCCAACCGAGTCCAGTTCGGGAACGTTACCAATCGTCGCACCTTGGAATCCGAACGAGTCCATCCAAGTGAACGGGCCGAGGTCTTGGCGGAAGTTATCCTTCTTGTCGTCGGGAACCAAGTCGGCAAGCGGCGCGCCGGCTTCCGCCTTCTTGGCTAGTTCAGCAGCCGCAGCTTTGGCCAACTTTCGGGCCTCTTCCATCCGAATTGCCATCACCACTTCGTCACGAACTTCGTCGAGCGATGGCGTGTAGGCTTCGGTTTCTTCGACTTTCCAAGTCACATAAATTTTACCCGATTGGTCGTCGGCGGTACGAACGGGCGAGAACAACGGCTGCTTGGCCAATTGTGTTTGGCCGTTGTCAAAGCCGAACATCATGACGGCGAAGCTTGGGCCACGGCGACCGAACTGGGTGCCGACTTCGAATGAGTTCGAGATCGGCTCGTCGCTGATGGTGAGTTCGTCGTGAGGTCCAATCGATTCGAGTTTCAGTCCCAACTCACCAGCAAGCTTGGCTAGGTCTGGACGAACTGGTGGCTCGGCTTCCTTGCCAGAAGCAAGGTAGCTTTGGTAGATGCCTTGGCGGCTGAAGTAGGTTCGCATAGCCGAGGTTGCGGCCGTGACCGCTTTGTCCATTCGCTCGCGAGCCTTCGGCGCGGCCAAGTCGTTGGCGATATCGTCGCGAACGTCTTCAAACGTTTGAACCTTCGGTTCTTCCTTTTTAGGTTCTTCCTCTTCCTTGGGCTCGTCTTTTTTAGGTTCTTCTTTTTTAGGCTCGGGCTTCTTTTCTTCGGCTGGCTCTTCCTCCGCAGCTTCCGGCTTGGCTTCCTTCGCCTCAGCCTTTTCTTCTGCTGGCTCTTCGTCTGCCTTCATCTCTTCTTTTTCATCAGCCGTCTTGTCGGCTTCCGCATCCGCAGCAGCTTCGCCTTTTCCTTCAGCTTCGTCGTCTTGGAAAGCGACCAAGCGAACGGCGCTGGTTCGAGTGACGCTGGACGATTTCTTATCGTCGGCTGCTTCGGCCGCATCTTCGACGGACTCTTCAACCGCTTCCTTTACTTCTTCTTTCGCGTCGTCAGCCTTTGCATCCGCCTTCTTCTCTGCCTTGACTTCTGCTGCTGGCTCTTCCTTCTTTTCTTCTTCCTTGGCTTCTTCTACCACCGCGTCTTCCACCATCGCTTCTTCTTCAGCGACTTCTTCTTCGGTTGCTACTTCGGCTTCCGCTTCTTCAACAGTGGCTTTTTCTTCAACAGCCGCTTCTTCGGGCAACTGGAAGTCGCCGCCCTTCAAACGGCGCTCGTATTCAGCGCGGATGGCTGCTTCGTCTAGCTTGGCGACTTCTTCGTCCAAGTAGGTTTGATAGTTACCGACCAAGTATTCGAACTTGGCGTTGTATCGTTTGTGGAAACCGGGTTCAGCCGACTGATCGCTTGGATCACGGTCCTTACCGTCTTCGAAGACTTCACGAATCCGCGATGCGGCCGGTTCGGCGTCGGTTTTGTCGATGTAGTCGTTGACCAGAACGCCGTACGTGTTGACGACTGCATTTTGGTTCAGCTTCAAGAAGTTTCGCCACTGTTCGTCCGGCGTCAGCAACGGCCCTTGGGTACCAAATAGGCCCGAATTGCCGCGACGCAAGTAAACGTCGGCCAGCAAATGGCTGCGTAGTTGTTCGTACAGGTGAGGCGGTCCCATGCGGTTGCTGGTCGATTTCATCAATCGAGCAGTGATTTCGCTGGGGCTGATCAAGCCATCGGTGAATCGTTCCAACCAAACTTGCAATGCGTTGTCGTCAAGTTCGAAACCGGCTTTGCGAGCCCGATCGGCGAACATGAACGTGCGAATCGTGCCTTCATTGTTGGGGTTTTCGTTGATCCCGAGCGATCGAATTTGCTTTGCTTGGGCGTCATACTGGAATCCCGACGTGCGAGGCACACCACCACGAGCGATCGTTTCGTTGGCCAATTCGCCAAGAAAATTGACCGTGGCAGCGTGATTTTGAGTGAAATACCCGACACGCGTCTGCGTCAGCTCCGTGCCCGCGTATTTTGCGACGACCACATCGCCGGCCGCGCCAGCTTGTTTTTGCAAGTAAGTTTGCAAAATGGGCAGAACGACGAACGAGACCAATGCGAGCAAGGTCGCGAAGATCATGAACGGTTTAAGGTTCTGACGAAACAGTTCAAAAGGACTGGTGCTCATGTGAAACGAACTTTCGGCCGCGGGTGGTCTGGCGGGATCGGGTCAGGAGGAATACGGTTGCGACGATCACGAAGGGAATTCGGCGTGTCGGCTTGACAACGGCGCCTCAGCGTTCAACTCTCTTTGCAGACGAGAAGATTTTTCGAAACTGTGACATCGTCGCGAACCGGAAAGGGTATCGCCGGCGGTTTTGAAGGGTCAAGCCGAGATTCAACGGTTTCTGTCATTGAAGCGGCCAACCAGGACACGTGTTGGCCGTAAAACTGTCAGGAAGTGTCCAGGCCTCCTCGGGGCCGACAAAGAAGATTGACGAAGAAAACAAGCCACCGGGTCAAATCCCGGGGCATTCATAACCATTTCATCCCAACCATTGATGTGTTTGCATGGCCAAGAGCACGGGCAAGACGTTAGTGATCGTCGAATCGCCGGCGAAAGCACGAACGATCGGAAAATTCCTAGGCCCAAATTATGTGGTCGAGGCCAGTATCGGGCACGTCCGCGACTTGCCAGCGGGCAAAAAGGAAGTGCCGGAGAAGTACAAAGGTGAATCCTGGGCGTACTTGGGCGTCAACACGGACGACAACTTTGACCCGCTGTACATCGTTCCCGACGAAAAGAAAAAACAGGTCAAGAAGCTAAAAGACGCACTCAAAGGCGTCGACGAACTCTATCTGGCGACGGACGAAGACCGCGAGGGTGAAGCGATTAGCTGGCACCTTCAAGAGCTGTTAAAGCCGAAGGTGCCTGTCCACCGCTTGGTTTTCCACGAAATCACCAAAGAAGCGATCGCCAACGCACTCTCAGCGACTCGCAAGATCGACGATTCGCTGGTCAAAGCTCAAGAAACTCGCCGGATTCTGGACCGCTTGTACGGATTCGACATGTCGAACCTGTTGTGGCGAAAAATCGGCAAAGGCACCAGCGCCGGTCGTGTCCAATCGGTGGCCGTTCGATTGATCGTCGACCGCGAACGTGACCGAATCGCGTTTGTGGATTCGACCTACTGGGATTTGGACGCTGTCTTTTTGACGGACAAGAAAGAAACGCTGCAGGCGACACTTTCGACCGTCGATGGACGCCGGATCCCGCGGGGAACGGATTTTGACTCGACGACCGGTAAACTGAAGAACGCCGATCTGTTGCAGATGGACGAGAAAGAGGCCAATGCGCTAGCCGAAAAACTTCGCAAGGCGGACTTCAAGGTCACCAAGGTCGAAGTCAAACCGTTCACTCAGCGACCGCTGCCACCGTTCACGACCAGCACGATGCAGCAGGAAGCCGGCCGAAAGCTCGGATTCACCGCAAAACGTGCGATGAGTGCGGCTCAGCGGCTGTATGAAAACGGTTACATCACCTACATGCGTACCGACAGCACGACGCTTTCGAAAGAAGCCATCACGGCGGCACGAGATCTGGTCCGCAGCGAGTACGGCCCCGACTTTTTGCACCCCGACGTCCGAGTTTACAAAGGCAAGGTCAAGAACGCCCAAGAGGCTCACGAAGCGATTCGGCCCGCCGGTACGCCGTTCCGCGTCCCGGAAACCGTCCGCGGCGAGTTGGATTCGGACCAGTTCCGATTGTTCGATCTGATTTGGAAACGCACGATCGCTTGCCAAATGGCCGATGCGAAAAAGCAACGAATCAGCGTCACCATCGAAGGCGGCGGCGCGACCTTTACGGCCAGCGGAACCAGCATTCTGTTCGAAGGTTTCTTGCGTGCCTACGTCGAAGGCAGCGACAACCCGGACCAAGAACTGGCCAACAAAGAGAAACTGCTGCCGAATGTCAGCGAATCGGATCCGCTGAACCCCGACGCGCTCGATCCCAAGGGACACACCACTCAGCCGCCGGCCCGTTACACCGAAGCCTCCCTGACGCAGACTTTGGAAGAAAAAGGCATCGGCCGGCCGTCAACATTCGCGTCGATCATCGGCACGATCACCGACGAGCGACGGAACTATATCGTCAAAAAGGGATCGGCATTGGTTCCAACGTGGCGTGCGTTCAGCGTGACGCGGCTGATGGAACAGCACTTTGGGACGCTGGTCGATTACGAATTTACGGCCCAGCTTGAGGACTTCCTGGACTCGATCAGCCGCGACGAGGCCGACCGCGATGACTATTTGCGCAAGTTCTACTTCGGTGACGATTCGACGGACAAGCACAACGTCGGGCTAAAGAATCGGCTGGTCGAAAAGCTGGACCAGATCGACGCCAAAGAATCGGCGATGTTTTCGATGGGGACTCCGACCGAAGGCGAACATCGCGAAGAGGTCTTCGTTCGTGTCGGAAAGTTTGGCCCGTACTTGGAACAGGGCGAACGAACAGCGTCGATCCCGGACGGCTTGCCGCCGGACGAAATGGACTTGGCCAAAGGCCTGGAATTGCTCGAGGCTGGCCAAGTCGAAGAGGACCCGATCGGGATCCACCCTGAAACCAACAAGCCGATTTACTTGAAAGTCGGTCGGTTTGGCCCGTACATCCAATTGGGTGCCCCCGACGATGAAGAGAAACGCAACCAGGGCCTGTTGCAGGGCATGGAAGTCGGTGACTTGACGCTGGAACTGGCTTGCAAGCTGCTGACGCTGCCGCGAACGCTCGGGGACCACCCTGAATCGAAGCAGCCGATCCAGGCGTTCGATGGCCGTTATGGGCCGTACATCAAGTGCGAAAAAGATACTCGTTCGCTGCCAGCGGGAATGTCGCCGCTTGAAGTCACGTTCGAGGAAGCGATGGCGCTGTTGGCACAGCCCAAAACGCGCGGCCGAGGGACACCGAAGGAACCGCTGAAGCTGTACGAAAAGCCGTCGCCAATCACCGAAAAGGAAGTCAAAATCCTGGAAGGTCGCTTCGGACCGTACGTCACCGACGGCGAAACGAACGCCAGCCTGCGAAAGGGAATGGACCCGAAAGAAATGACTTTCGACGCCGCCCTGGACCTGCTGGCCGAACGAGCCGCCAAAGGACCAACCAAGAAGAAAAAGAAAAAAGCGACGAAGAA
The DNA window shown above is from Rubripirellula reticaptiva and carries:
- the topA gene encoding type I DNA topoisomerase, giving the protein MAKSTGKTLVIVESPAKARTIGKFLGPNYVVEASIGHVRDLPAGKKEVPEKYKGESWAYLGVNTDDNFDPLYIVPDEKKKQVKKLKDALKGVDELYLATDEDREGEAISWHLQELLKPKVPVHRLVFHEITKEAIANALSATRKIDDSLVKAQETRRILDRLYGFDMSNLLWRKIGKGTSAGRVQSVAVRLIVDRERDRIAFVDSTYWDLDAVFLTDKKETLQATLSTVDGRRIPRGTDFDSTTGKLKNADLLQMDEKEANALAEKLRKADFKVTKVEVKPFTQRPLPPFTTSTMQQEAGRKLGFTAKRAMSAAQRLYENGYITYMRTDSTTLSKEAITAARDLVRSEYGPDFLHPDVRVYKGKVKNAQEAHEAIRPAGTPFRVPETVRGELDSDQFRLFDLIWKRTIACQMADAKKQRISVTIEGGGATFTASGTSILFEGFLRAYVEGSDNPDQELANKEKLLPNVSESDPLNPDALDPKGHTTQPPARYTEASLTQTLEEKGIGRPSTFASIIGTITDERRNYIVKKGSALVPTWRAFSVTRLMEQHFGTLVDYEFTAQLEDFLDSISRDEADRDDYLRKFYFGDDSTDKHNVGLKNRLVEKLDQIDAKESAMFSMGTPTEGEHREEVFVRVGKFGPYLEQGERTASIPDGLPPDEMDLAKGLELLEAGQVEEDPIGIHPETNKPIYLKVGRFGPYIQLGAPDDEEKRNQGLLQGMEVGDLTLELACKLLTLPRTLGDHPESKQPIQAFDGRYGPYIKCEKDTRSLPAGMSPLEVTFEEAMALLAQPKTRGRGTPKEPLKLYEKPSPITEKEVKILEGRFGPYVTDGETNASLRKGMDPKEMTFDAALDLLAERAAKGPTKKKKKKATKKKAAKKAAPKKKAAKKKTATKKAAKKKGVAKKKP
- a CDS encoding ATP-dependent helicase, translated to MDAIFKNLTEAQREAVAHVDGPMLILAGPGSGKTRVVTHRIANMIQQGVQPWQIAALTFTNKAADEMRLRVNALAPNQPVWMGTFHRFCAQQLRRYATMVGLQENYSIYDTSDSKQAMKRAVLAAGVSTTHASPDQIASAISDAKNRLMTPEMMLGQTLRPLDTLAAKVYPIYQQQLLTANAVDFDDLLLHVANLLRENPELRSEMDRKFKYILVDEYQDTNLAQYAIVRALSIDQPNLAVTGDPDQSIYGWRGADLNNILDFEKDYPSVKTVRLEKNYRSTPNILRAADQLIRHNRRRKAKDLFTDHPEGDAVILRMFEDGYQEADGIADEIIRAITDEGMKPSDFAIFCRMNALTRSLEHALRSRSLPYQIINGVEFYQRREIKDLLAYLHLINNPSHDVALMRVINTPTRGIGNRTVERIRDFADYNAIPMLEAARRANEIEGLAKRAITMIGKFIKIYDRLAIKANSSLEDMIRYLVTETEYEAYLEKTAVEQQDANPMSNVDELITAAVEFDRQHPDDGSLEAFLEQVALVSDTDSIDGETDRVTIMTLHASKGLEYPRVFIIAVEDDLLPHKRSKETDAQFEEERRLLFVGITRAKEWLQMSCCKRRAIRGDTRPVIPSPFLNELPLDEMKRIESTGNRDWFDEEEDSYDQSYPDSWDLPDEGEPTSDTIAESAPIVAPAGFEIDEISQLPQEELAAAVKPKKKNNVIVAGLKTGADLLAGGAPPLMSYREGTQVRHAEHGEGTIIEVTGRGPKRTAKVQFDHGEHSFRLAYAKLEVL